In the genome of Candidatus Limnocylindrales bacterium, the window TTGAAATTTTTTACCGCCCCAGTGTATGACCAGAAAAAGGATAATACCAAATAAGATGGTTTCAAAGGCGATGGTTTCCCAATTGATTATAGACCATATTCCCAATTTAAAATCTACAGAAGGAAGTAAGGCCATAGGGGAGGTATATTTTTTAGTGATCCAGGGATAAAATATAGCGATCCCCTGTCCGCTCCGGTGCCCCAATTCATCTCCGCAAAAAAAGTCCATAAAGCCATGGGAGAAGATGAGGATAAAATACCGGAAAATTTTTTGTAATCTCTGTTCGATGGGAGAAAAAAAGCTCAGGGTCACGGCCAGCAGGAGGGCAAAAAAGGGACTATGGGTAAAAGTCCTATGGATGGCATGCCGGTCCCCATAGACCCAAATCCCTGCCAGCATATCTATATCCGGTAAATTGGCCAGCGTCACGGCCGTCAGGATCTCCCATTTTTGTTCCCATACCTGCCCCCACCGTTTATAAGGATTCCACAAAAAGTAGAGACTCAGGCCTGCCAGAGAATGACCTACCGGTGATGACATCAATGAAATAGGAACCAGAAATCCGAATTCAAAATCCAAAATTTAAACTTCTGGCTTCTAATTTCTACCTTCCGACTTCTGAAGTACTTTCTCATACACCTCATCGATCTTCTCGGTGATAGCATTTAAACTAAACAATTCATCGACAGTTTTGCGGGCATTTTCTCCCAATCGACGTCGAAGTTCGGGATCTTTTAGGAGTTTAACAATCCCCCAACCGATTTCTTCGGCGCTGTGATCCTTCACTACAATGGCATCATACATGTTTTTCAAACCCTTAGAAGATCCGAGTGGACAAACGATGGCATTTCCGGCTGCCATGTAGTTAAGCATTTTGATGGGAACACCCGGGCAATCCGGTCTAGAAACGACGGCAACGTCGGCTGCAGCTAAAAAGTAGGGAATTTCTTCCAAAGGCCTTTCGTCGGTGAAGAGGATATTTTTCAGAACTCCTAATTCGCTGGCCATAGTTCGGTACTTAGCAAGCTGAGCCTCATCGATATAGTTCCCAACCATCAGAAGAAGGGCTTGGGGAAATTCAGAGACAACCACTTTCATAGCCTGGATGAGGTAATCGATCCGCTGAAATTCATTGAGAAGTCCCGTATAGATGATCACCGGTCTTCCCCCTAAATTATATTTACGCCGCATGAGCTCTGGATCTTTATTTTGGAACATGGTCGGATCAATTCCCATTCGGATCAGGGTCATTTTCTTAGGATCAATTCCCTTCTCAAGGAGGAAATCGAACAATTCTTCTGCAATGGGAATCACATGATCTGCCATACGAGGAACCGTATAGTCTA includes:
- a CDS encoding metal-dependent hydrolase, with translation MDFEFGFLVPISLMSSPVGHSLAGLSLYFLWNPYKRWGQVWEQKWEILTAVTLANLPDIDMLAGIWVYGDRHAIHRTFTHSPFFALLLAVTLSFFSPIEQRLQKIFRYFILIFSHGFMDFFCGDELGHRSGQGIAIFYPWITKKYTSPMALLPSVDFKLGIWSIINWETIAFETILFGIILFLVIHWGGKKFQS
- a CDS encoding glycosyltransferase family 4 protein, producing MKRPLCIAAIAPCPFPVNHGTPASIREIIQVQAKKGHEVHVITYPLQDKIPLHPGLILHRVRMVGGSQRIVVGPTAQRPLFDLQMVWKLCQVIKKYRVDVIHGYNYEGGIIGYLGKKWTGKPLVYTQLNSMIDELPSYDFIRPKFLAVGLAKALDYTVPRMADHVIPIAEELFDFLLEKGIDPKKMTLIRMGIDPTMFQNKDPELMRRKYNLGGRPVIIYTGLLNEFQRIDYLIQAMKVVVSEFPQALLLMVGNYIDEAQLAKYRTMASELGVLKNILFTDERPLEEIPYFLAAADVAVVSRPDCPGVPIKMLNYMAAGNAIVCPLGSSKGLKNMYDAIVVKDHSAEEIGWGIVKLLKDPELRRRLGENARKTVDELFSLNAITEKIDEVYEKVLQKSEGRN